The Desulfonatronum sp. SC1 genome segment TATAAAATTAAACGTTTTTTTGACAAAAAAGCAGAGATATCAGTAGGGTCTTACGCAAAGGGCCAGGTTAACATGCAGAAATTATTGCGGAAAAGGCTGGATTTGGCGCGATGCGGTTAAAGTCCTGTCAAAGTCGGCTAGCCCGGGCGTGTTCATGTTGCTGTTGGATGAATGAGGGATAGGCATGGCTCTAAGCATGGCCTGCGAAGTATAACGGAAGGAGGACCTCATGAAGCAAGAAATGAAGAATGATGCATGGCTAAAAAGCCCTGGGCAATTGATTGTTTGGCTCAGTCTCGTGCTGTTGACCCCGCTGCTGGTCCTGGCATGCCTGGCAACGGCCCGGGCCCAGTCGGTCGATGGCGGGTTCAATGTTGAGGTGGATGGCGGGGGGCTTAACCCCATTGCTTTGCAGCCGGACGGCAAGATCCTGATCGGCGGGTGGTTCACCACGGTAAACGGAGTGGCTCGCACAGGCATCGCAAGGCTCAATGCCAATGGGGCGTTGGATAACGGTTTTCAAGCCGTGGTTGACGGTTGGCTTTCCTCTCTGGCTTTGCAGCCGGACGGCAAGATCCTGATCGGAGGGTCGTTCACCACGGTAAACGGAGTGACTCGTACAGGCATCGCAAGGCTGAATGCCGACGGCAGCCTGAATGCGATATTTAACCCTGCGCTCATTGAGGGCTCGGTCTACGTGTTGGCCGTTCAACCCAACGGCAGGATACTCATCGGGGGAGAATTTCAAAAAGTTGGTGGGGTGACTCGCACAGGCATCGCAAGGCTGAATGCCAATGGCACCCTGGATACGGGATTCAACCCGGCTGCCATTGAGGGGAATTCCGTTACAAATTTGGCTCTGCAATCTGACGGCAAGATCATCGTCGCGGGTTTTTTTACCAAGGTCGGCGGGCAGCCGCGCAACGGCATCGCCCGGCTGAACCCCAACGGCACCCTGGATGGTTCGTTTTTTTCCGTAGGGCCGGAGCATGATCCAACTGGCAATCCTTTTATCAGCGGCTTGGCGATTCAGCCTGACGGCAAAATCCTCGTGAGTGGACAATTCGATCGCATGGATGGGTGGCCCTATAATCACATCGCCCGGTTGCTGGTTGACGGCACGCTGGACATGACTTTCGACCCCGCCATCGGTCCAAATACATTTTTTCACTGCATGGCGTTGCAAGCCGATGGCAAGATCCTGATCGGCGGGTTTTTCACGACTGTTCAGAATGAGCCGCGCCAATACATCGCCCGGCTGTTGTCCAGCGGCTTTCTGGACTCGACTTTCGATCTTGGAGCCTGGCCGAATGATGCTGTTAGCTCTCTGGCATTGCAGCCTGACGGCAAAATCCTTCTGGGAGGGCATTTCACCGAAGTTGGCGGACAACCGCGCAAAGGCATCGCCAGGCTTCACAACACCTCGGCCGCGGAGCAACACCTGTCGCTCTCCGGCGGCAGATCCACCCTTGCCTGGACTCGAGACGGCACCAGCCCGGAATTCCAGCGCGTGACCTTTGAGCTGTCCACGGATGGCCTGTCCTGGTCATCTCTGGGCCAGGGCACGTACTTTTTTTACACCATGCCCAGCCTTGTTCGCGGCTGGAGTTTGGGCGGCCTGTCTCTTCCGAAGGGACAGGACATCTTTATCCGAGCTCGCGGATTTTATGCGACAGGGTCAGCAAATAGATCGGGCTCCATTGTTGAAACCATCCTTTATCGGGATCGGGGAGGCGCAAATCCCGGCGTGCTGATGCTGCTGTTGCTTGACGAGTAGATCCCAATACCCTTCATCTGGCCGCCATCACTCCTGACTCCCGAATTCCCGGCGATTGGAATGTGTTCCCAGCACGGCCTGAGCCACCCCCTCCATCCCCCGGCGGTTTGAAAAGAAACGATTATGGAGGAAGAGATGCCTGCCGCATCAGGCTTCATAGAGTCTGATGATTGCATGTCGATGATACGCACATGAAATGTATCCCGTCTGCTGGAATTCATTGGACGATTTTCTTGCATTATTGTCAAAATCATGCCAAGCATAGATCGTAAAAACTTTGCGGATTCCACTTCTCCCTTCATGCATGTGGGAAACACCATGCCTCTTGACCTCGACGAGCAAAAACGCACCTGGCCGCCGCCCGGCGGTTGCTTCCCGAACGGGAGGCAGAACCAGATTATAGGCCTGACTGCCATGGCCTTGACGAGAACGCCCATCTTCGCCTGACCGCGAAGATGGGCGTTCTTTGTTGTTTTTTCAGTTTACAAGCTTCGTTTTTCAGCCCAAATCAGAGGGAATGCCGAAGAGCTTCTTGGGGGGGGCCGTTGCTGTCTGTGTACACCCCCGCCCGTCAGCGTGAGGCGATGACGCGCCGATATAACCGGGTTCAGCGTTGTCCTGCCGGGGGCAGCCCGGTACGCGGTTATACTGCGTTGGGCTACGTTGCTTTCGCGGCCAGGCTCGCCTTTATCAAAGTCGGCTAGCCCGGGCGTGTTCATGTTGCTGTTGGATGAATGATTGTCCAGGCTGCTCGTCAATCAAGACGAGGCGACATCCATGCATCTGATTGCAATACTGGATAAATCCAAAAACGCACTTTTGCCCACAGGAGTTTGCTCAATGAACGGAGCGCCCCAAAAAAGAGCATCAGCGTTACCCTTCATTCTGGTCCTTGGCTGTGCCATCATGCTTTGCCTCGCCGTTGACAGCGCGTTCTCCGAAAATAGGATGACGATGTCTGCAACACCTTTGCAGGGATCGTGGTCCATGTGCCAGGTGGAGCACGATAGGATTGCACAACCAGCGACCAAAGGGGACATCAGCGGTGCTGTCAGCAACATCGCCGAACGTCTCCAGCCCGCGGACCTCGCCTATCAGGGCGCGTTTCAGCTTCCGGACAATTTCAACTGGGGCGCCCTGGGGTTGTCCTATTACCCCGGCGGCGGATCAGGCTCGGGCAGCCTGCTTGTCACCGGTTTCCAGTCCATCTCCAGCCCGGCTCACCCCGGGGAGGCGTGCTGGAATCCGTCCTGGAACTGTTATTCCTATTACGGGCAGGTATCCATTCCAAGGCCCGCGGTCAGGACCAATTGGCTTGATCTTCCCGTGGCCGCTCTCATGGGCGGGATGATCAACTTTGACCAGGGAAGAGTCTCGACCGTGAACAGGGAGAATGTTTTTGTCAGCGGCATCGAATATTTTCCGCGCACTGGAACGCAGACACAAGATAAAATCTACGGCTCTGCGGACTTCTGGTATCCAGAGGGCGATTTTGGGGATGATTCATTTCCGACCGTCTGGATGGCCAACCTGGACGGGTCAGGTGCAAGGGGGTTGTTCCATGTCGGGCCCGAGGCCGCGCCCTATCACGGGCGCAAAACCGGGTCCTACTTGTTCACCGTGCCCCAGTGGTACGCCAGCCAGTATCTTGGCGGCCGCCGACTGGTCACCGGACGCTCCCGGGGCACGCCCGCCGTAAATGACCAGCCGGTCACGATCCATGGCGGCTCCCAGGGACCGACGCTGTTTGCCTTTCATGCCCTGGGAAGCGACTCCCCCTCAGGCAACCTGAATGCCCTGCCCTTCCTCTACTATCGCGTGAAATATCCGGGCTGCGCCGGGCCGAACATCGGTCCGACAGCACAATGCGATTATCCCGGGTTCACCATGTGCGACAACTGGACCGGCGGCGCCTTTGCGGACGACGGTGCCAAGCGGGCCTTGATGCTGCTGGGGTACAAGGGACGGGGCGCCAACTGTTACGGCAACGTGGAATGCGCGGATCCGTGCAGCAACGATCAGGGGTATCATTGTAATCCCTATGAACGGCAGGTTGTTTTCTACGACGTGCATGCCTTGGGTCAGGTAGTCCAGGGGCTGCGGGACCCCTGGACTGTCCTACCGTACACTGTCTGGCGTCCTCAGGAGTTCTATCTGACGGGCAATACCTGCTGGAATGTCGGAGGCATGGCCTTTGATCCCCAAACCGGGCGTGTGTTCATGGTGGAGCGTGGCCTGGGGGGAGATGAAAATGCGGCTGTGATCCATGTCTGGCGTGTGGGCGAAGGGTCGTCCAATGTGTCTCAGCCCGGCGTGCTGATGTTGCTGCTGGATGAATGACCTTCGCGGAACATCAAGTGGATGCGGCTGTCGTCTTATCCGGCTTGCATAGTACCCGGTAACTACTCAGCACTTGCGGTGCATGGTCATATGTCTGCACTGGATACCGGCTTTCGCCGAAATGACTTGTCGCACCCAGCCGTTTCCAAGCCAGTCATGCCGGCGTAAGCCGGTATCCAGGTCTTCTTATTCGATTATACTGAGTAGATACATCAAATCAAAGAAAAGTCGTCGACATCTTTTGAAGACATTTAATTGTTGCTGACAATTGGACACTTTTTCCAGGAGGGATGGTGATGGCGAGATATCAAGGACCCAATCGGACCGATGACTGTGGTATTAAGCCGAGCACGCTCACAAGCTGTGTGCGAACAGCTTGTTTCACGGCAACCATGTGTTGCCTGTTCGTTTTCGCGGCGATTTTCCTGACTGTCTCTGCCCATGCCCAGTCCGCGGAAGATGGTTTCAACCCCAATGCAAATTGGCAAATCCATTCTTTCGCCGTGCAGCCGGACGGGAAAATACTGGTTGGCGGCAACTTCTCGGAGATTGCCGGGCACTCCCGCAACAAGATCGCCCGCCTCAACCCGGATGGGTCTCTGGACACCACATTTGCCCCCCCGGCGGAGCCAATGGCGTGGTCAGGGCCATAGCCCTGCAGTCAGACGGCAAAATCATTGTGGGAGGGGCCTTTACGGAAATCGCCGGAGCATCCCGTCATTACCTAGCCCGCTTGAACCAGGACGGGACCAGGGACACGACGTGGAACCTCTTTGCCCAGACGGATGCCACGGTCCGGACCTTGGCCGTGCAAGCAGACGGCAAGGTGCTTGTGGGCGGCGATTTCACGCAAATGTCCCTGCAAACCCGCAATCGCATCGCCCGCCTTGAGGCCGACGGTGCATTGGACGCCGCGTTCAATCCCAATGCGAATGGGGTGGTTTGGGCCATAAGCCTGCAATCCAATGGAAAAATCCTTGTCGGGGGGAATTTCACACAGATTGCTGGAACTGGAAGAAACTACATGGCTCGACTTCAGGCCACCGGTGCATTGGATACGGGTTTTCTTCCGCCAAACAGAGGCCAGATCCGGGTTGTGGCCAGCCAGCCGGACGGCAAGGTCCTTGCGGCCGGAAGTCAGGGTGTGGGACGGCTCAATGCTGATGGATCAGCAGATCCAACGCTCAATGCGGCCACAAATACCTGGGTCTTTGCCATGGCCGTGCAGCCTGACGGCAAGATCCTGGTCGGAGGGAGCTTCACGAAAATCGCCGACAAGGACTTCAACCGCATCGCTCGCCTGGGCCCTGATGGAGACCTGGATCTCACCTTTAACCCTGGTGCGAACAATGCCGTGTATTCCCTGGTCGTGCAGCCGGACGGCAAGATCCTGGCAGGCGGGGTGTTCAGCCAAATTGGGGGCCGAACCCGCAACAACATCGCCCGCCTGCATCAGACCGGCCATGTGGACACCTCCCTGGGAGACCTGAGCGGGGCCAACGGAGCCATATACGCCCTGGCTGTGCAGCCCGACGGCAGGACGGTCATTGGTGGGAACTTCACGGAAGTGTCCATTTACACTCGCAACCGCATCGCCCGCATCAGCCAGGAAGGCATTGTGGACGGTTTCAACCCCGGGGCCAACGGGGTTGTATACACACTGGCCGTGCAGCCTGACGGCAAAATACTGGTCGGGGGGAACTTCACGGAAATCGCCGGACAACCTCGCAACCGGATCGCCCGGCTCAATGCCAACGGGACACTGGACACCACCTTCAACCCTCCCGGCGGTGCCAACGCAACAGTACGGGCCATGCTCCTGCAGCCTGACGGCAAGATCGTGGTCGGGGGATCTTTCACCAATATTGCGGGTGCTGCCCGTCACTACCTGGCCCGCTTGAACCAGGACGGAACCAGGGACACGACCTGGAACCTCTTCGCCCAGACGAATGCCTATGTGGATTCTCTGGCTGGGCAAGCAGACGGGAAAATTCTTGTGGGCGGTGCGTTCACGGAAATTTTTCTCCAGCCCCACAATCGCATCGCCCGGCTGGAAGCCAACGGTGCCCTGGACGCCACCTTCAATTCCTCGGCGAACAATCTCATCATGGCCATTACCCAGCAACCCAACGGAAAAATTGTCGTGGGCAGGGCTTTTACCACTATTGCCGGGGCATCCCGTCATCACCTGGCCCGGTTGAATCAGGACGGCACCAGGGACACGACCTGGAACATTTTTGCCCAGACGAACAACTTTGTCCGTTCCTTGACCGTCCAATCCGATAACAGGATTCTTTTGGGTGGAGACTTCACGGAACTGTCCCTGCAAACCCGCAACCGCATCGCCCGCCTTCAAGTCGACGGCGCATTGGATGGGGCTTTTGATCCGAATGCATCACTACCCGTGTTTGCGACCGCCCTGCAGTCTGACGGAAAAGTCGTTCTTGGCGGCATTTTCCTTGAGGTTGGAGGACTTATGCGATGGCGTCTGGCCCGGCTCGGCAATTCCACGGCCGCCCTGCAACGCCTGGAAGTCCTGCGCGGCGGAGGGACTGTTCGCTGGCATCTCGGGGGGTCCTTTCCCTGGCCCTATCAAGTCTTTTTCGAGCAGTCCTCCAATGGCCTGACCTGGACTGCTCTGGGCTGGGGCCAGGCCATGGCCGACGGCTCAGGATATGAACTCTCAGGGGCTAAACTGCCGGTGCGGAACATTCATTACGTTCGGGCCACCGGCTATGCCCAAAGCAAGGGATCCGTGTCCCTGCACCGCTCGGTTCTGCAATTCTATGCTCAACCGGCCCTGTGCCCGGGGATATTCCTGCTGCTCTTGGGCGATTAACAGGGGAAACGGCATGCGATGAGAAACAAGGAAATATTCAGCGGGCATTCTGGAGAAAGTGCCAAGACGAGTCATTTCATGGCGAATTGCCCGTGTTTCAGAGCACGGGAACGCAGACACAATCCATGATATACAATTCCATGGTGGTCCATGTCTCGTAAGCGGTGGCGGCTCCGTCAAGCACATCCCAGCCCGGGGTG includes the following:
- a CDS encoding delta-60 repeat domain-containing protein; the protein is MKQEMKNDAWLKSPGQLIVWLSLVLLTPLLVLACLATARAQSVDGGFNVEVDGGGLNPIALQPDGKILIGGWFTTVNGVARTGIARLNANGALDNGFQAVVDGWLSSLALQPDGKILIGGSFTTVNGVTRTGIARLNADGSLNAIFNPALIEGSVYVLAVQPNGRILIGGEFQKVGGVTRTGIARLNANGTLDTGFNPAAIEGNSVTNLALQSDGKIIVAGFFTKVGGQPRNGIARLNPNGTLDGSFFSVGPEHDPTGNPFISGLAIQPDGKILVSGQFDRMDGWPYNHIARLLVDGTLDMTFDPAIGPNTFFHCMALQADGKILIGGFFTTVQNEPRQYIARLLSSGFLDSTFDLGAWPNDAVSSLALQPDGKILLGGHFTEVGGQPRKGIARLHNTSAAEQHLSLSGGRSTLAWTRDGTSPEFQRVTFELSTDGLSWSSLGQGTYFFYTMPSLVRGWSLGGLSLPKGQDIFIRARGFYATGSANRSGSIVETILYRDRGGANPGVLMLLLLDE
- a CDS encoding delta-60 repeat domain-containing protein gives rise to the protein MARYQGPNRTDDCGIKPSTLTSCVRTACFTATMCCLFVFAAIFLTVSAHAQSAEDGFNPNANWQIHSFAVQPDGKILVGGNFSEIAGHSRNKIARLNPDGSLDTTFAPPAEPMAWSGP